The nucleotide sequence TTTGTACTCCTTCTGCTGAAGAAAGAAAGCGCTCTTCTGGCACAAGGCATCTTCAAAATAGGTGGTAGTTCTGAAGGCCAGTTCGTTACCTGCAAGTTCCGAATCCCTTATCAGGTGCCCGCAGAAAGCGACAGCATTATTATAGGCATTGCCTCAACCGATGTACTTTCAGGAAAAAAAGATCCTATGAGCGTTGTTGTGATTGATGAAATCTTCTTTATGCACACAACGGCAACTCTACCCAACAGCGATTTCGAACAATGGGAACAGATCATACATTATACTCCGAAAGGATGGTACCCCGGAGGGGATAACAAAAATTCTCCGGGCGAATCTTCAGTCCGTATATCCGAAAATGCTTTCGATGGTTCCTATGCCCTGGATTTCATAAACCGGAAGTATGAAGGATACAGCCAAAGTTTTCTTTCCACTAGTCCCTTTAAATCAATTGGGCCGTCATTTCCCGTTTCAGGAAGACACGAAACACTTTACGGATACATTGGATTTGAGCCCGACGGAAATGACACGCTTTTCATTAGTGTTAACATGTTCCGAAATGGAACCATGGTAGGTGAAGGATATTATTTCCATACCGGATTGCTTGAACCATACGGACAATTGGAAATCCCTCTCAGCTACACATCCCGGGATGTTGTTCCAGACAGCGGATATGTAGGATTTTTGTTTAACCGCAACGCATCAGAGAACACCAGAGTTCTCATTGATGCTCTCAGCTTCGATACTCCTGCTCTGAAAATTAAAGATAATACAGCCAGGGAAAAAAGGCTGCTTTATCCCAATCCTTTTCATGATGCAGTCAGTATTTACTGGCCTGAAAGTGAAGGAAAACCGATTGTGATTGAGCTATACGGGATAACTGGCCGGAAGCTGTTCTCGGAAAAAACCATTTCACGCGGGATTCATTTGATTCGGTTTACCAATCTTTCTCTTCCCCGTGGAATCTATCTGCTCAGGGTTTGGAAGCAGGAAGATGGTTCTGGATTTGTACAGGAAATAATGCATAATTAATAACAACCCCCATGAAAACAAAAATTGCCAGCATCATTACATTGGCGTTCACCGCTCTGATTTTCGCCAATGGGTTCTCACAACCTGTAAAGGTATCACCTCCGGCCGGAACCTTACTACAGGTAAGCCCAACCGACCCAAGATCTATTGGTATTACGGCAACATTGTTTCAATACAGTGATCCCACTTTTCCTTACTGGGATTATGATTCTTCCTGTATTTATTGGGGTGTAAACGACACCTTGTTTAACGTCATCAATGGGGCAAACAATGCCCCTCCGAATACCAGCTGCAGTGGAATGTCAAATCTTGTCTATGATTTTGCTTCCTCCGATCCAAGAAACCTTGTATTCAAAGGTTTCACAAACTATAAATACCTGAATACTTCCAATGCATGGGTTACGAATACTGTTCCTGTTCAGATGATCATTTCCATTGATATTCCGGTAGACATGCAATTCAGGATGACAGGGGGATATCTGCTGGCACGGATACCAAATTCCAGCCAGGTATTCAGGATATTGGTTCGCATGTATGCATTGAGTCCGGCTGATGCACAGTATTTTGCAGGAGGCCCGGGACAATGGTATGCTCCGATATACTTGTTTGATATATTGCATACCGATCCGAATACCTCCATTTGCACCAACTGGGACGGAGGTTCTTTCTTTAAAATTCCATTTTACGCCGATGTATTCAAAACAGAACCTCTCTGCAATGGTTCTTCTGACGGAGAGCTGAGAACCGAATACACCGGTGGCATTCAGCCTGTAGGAATTCTGTGGAGTACAGGTTCTACTGATGCCGTCCTTTCCAATATACCAGCAGGTAATTACTGGGTAAGAATAGCTGATGCCACCCAATGTGTAATTCAGAAAAACATCACCGTTAATGAACCTGCACCAGTTGCTCTTTCCAGCAGCAGCAAAGACATATCCTGCTTTGGTGCTGGTAACGGCGAAGTATCGGTTCATGCTCAAGGAGGCACATTACCTTACCAGTTTCTCTGGTCAAACGGCAAAACAGATAGTGTTTCGGCAGCAACTCAACCAGGCACCTATTCTGTAATTGTTACCGATGCCCATAATTGCAAAGCTTACGACACAGTGAATGTAAATGAACCGGAGAAAATTGTTTTGCACGCCGAGATCACGGAACCTTCCTGTTATAGCATGTCGGACGGAAGTCTTGTCATTACTGCCGAAGGAGGTATTGCCCCATTCTCTTTCCTCTGGGATGGAGGCAGTACGGAAGACACCCTTGCAGATATTAGTGCCGGAAATTATATAGTTACCGCTACGGATCAGAACAACTGCGCCGAAACTGATACTTTTACGGTACAACAACCGGCACCG is from Bacteroidales bacterium and encodes:
- a CDS encoding T9SS type A sorting domain-containing protein, producing the protein MKTKIASIITLAFTALIFANGFSQPVKVSPPAGTLLQVSPTDPRSIGITATLFQYSDPTFPYWDYDSSCIYWGVNDTLFNVINGANNAPPNTSCSGMSNLVYDFASSDPRNLVFKGFTNYKYLNTSNAWVTNTVPVQMIISIDIPVDMQFRMTGGYLLARIPNSSQVFRILVRMYALSPADAQYFAGGPGQWYAPIYLFDILHTDPNTSICTNWDGGSFFKIPFYADVFKTEPLCNGSSDGELRTEYTGGIQPVGILWSTGSTDAVLSNIPAGNYWVRIADATQCVIQKNITVNEPAPVALSSSSKDISCFGAGNGEVSVHAQGGTLPYQFLWSNGKTDSVSAATQPGTYSVIVTDAHNCKAYDTVNVNEPEKIVLHAEITEPSCYSMSDGSLVITAEGGIAPFSFLWDGGSTEDTLADISAGNYIVTATDQNNCAETDTFTVQQPAPLGIDATVTDVTCFGGNNGAIDLLVNGGTQPYSFAWNDNAMTEDRENLPAGSYSVTVTDDHGCSADFAVEVSEPAEDSASFQFDITHKTASFTNQSSQGTYVWNFGDGQSSEEQNPQHTYLNDGTYNVCLTVTTNCGTWSRCTDVVINTVGISSGIARLCKLYPNPAADFLTVEWPSEEGLQRISIIDLSGRVISQDVPDNSGRKTIDISSLPSGVWQLQMVFRKETVRIPFAVIR